Proteins from a single region of Plasmodium vivax scf_7177 genomic scaffold, whole genome shotgun sequence:
- a CDS encoding variable surface protein Vir, putative (encoded by transcript PVX_115985A): protein MTKEKTTSPGKTLEEAAEAVELHKIHPENFFSKLGKSSTFDILCNGIDDKVSSKRKEVKDLCIKLVSHLDKLSQAGDPERNNYCIYLRYWLYEKIGEIHTDKFANIDNVPFFKHLIEAWKKMNSEKLKNKCAPEELTRVKLDELKNRIFSYIYFKNIEKIKKLNASENGTDCDKYLTYLNSFKSVHDIYKDKHCRRLFLFTPNGPDYFPCKDKDVLMSRITELGKCKGAEKPAATTSHLETKNDKGEGDRGAPVDKNVSEGTTRPTDSVAVASSSSSSDTVTTTVTSTQPATATTTVTATQPATATTTVTATQPATTTTSTASIASATKTVTATNTGTTTSTRYSGNQGKPSIWSGLSGLFSSPRSSSLPRKSALAAQTSTSTSSTRTTARPVPTTSTPSVRGSTVTVTTNTASAAGSISSTGQVDRGGLTHPLAAEVVPGKTLSPLSQGSPGYALNPVSSYNSNTGGDTNVATIADVPSTSETLYDKLDSNTVKNIIMAAAVLGIIFFLFYYNRSSRIESSIKPKKRKKKAFEHNYYEEYEKELAKYESENESLDSLEDRYYLTYQPDQDSYY from the exons ATGACAAAAGAAAAGACGACATCACCTGGGAAAACTTTG GAGGAGGCTGCAGAAGCTGTAGAACTGCATAAAATACATCCagaaaatttcttttcaaagCTTGGGAAATCTTCTACTTTTGATATACTTTGTAATGGAATCGATGATAAAGTAAGTTCCAAACGTAAAGAAGTCAAAGACCTTTGCATTAAACTAGTAAGTCATTTAGATAAATTAAGTCAAGCGGGGGATCCCGAACGTAATAAttattgcatttatttaCGTTATTGGCTCTATGAAAAAATAGGTGAAATTCATACGGacaaatttgcaaatattgataatgtgcctttttttaaacatctTATTGAAGCATGGAAGAAGATGAAtagtgaaaaattaaaaaataaatgcgctCCGGAAGAGTTAACACGTGTTAAATtagatgaattaaaaaataggatattttcgtatatatattttaaaaatattgaaaaaattaaaaaacttaATGCTTCTGAAAATGGAACAGACTGCGATAAGTATTTAACATATCTTAACAGTTTTAAGTCAGTACACGACATATATAAGGATAAGCATTGTAGGAggttatttttgtttacacCGAATGGTCCTGATTATTTTCCTTGTAAAGATAAGGATGTACTGATGTCTCGCATAACTGAATtaggaaaatgcaaaggtgCCGAGAAACCAGCTGCTACAACATCACACcttgaaacaaaaaatgataaaggcGAAGGAGACCGAGGAGCTCCAGtagataaaaatgtttccGAAGGTACAACAAGACCAACAGATTCAGTAGCCGTCGCAAGCTCATCGAGTTCATCAGATACAGTAACAACTACAGTAACTTCAACACAACCAGCAACAGCTACAACAACAGTAACTGCAACACAACCAGCAACAGCTACAACAACAGTAACTGCAACACAACCAGCAACAACTACAACAAGTACAGCATCTATAGCCAGCGCAACGAAAACAGTAACTGCAACAAATACAGGAACTACGACAAGTACAAGATACTCAGGAAATCAAGGAAAACCATCAATTTGGTCAGGTTTGTCGGgtttattttcttcaccaAGATCATCAAGTTTACCACGAAAATCAGCTTTAGCAGCACAAACTTCAACAAGTACATCGAGTACAAGAACTACAGCAAGGCCAGTGCCAACAACAAGTACACCGAGTGTAAGAGGCTCGACGGTTACAGTAACCACAAATACAGCAAGTGCAGCAGGTTCAATAAGTTCAACAGGTCAAGTAGATCGAGGAGGATTAACACATCCATTGGCTGCAGAAGTCGTACCAGGAAAAACCTTGAGTCCCCTGTCGCAAGGAAGCCCTGGGTACGCTCTTAACCCAGTATCATCATATAATTCAAACACTGGGGGAGACACAAACGTTGCGACTATTGCGGATGTTCCTAGTACTTCAGAAACGTTATATGATAAGTTAGACTCAAATactgttaaaaatattatcatgGCTGCAGCAGTACTTGGAATcatattcttccttttctactaCAATAGG tcTTCTCGAATAGAATCAAGTATTAAgccaaaaaaacggaaaaaaaaagcattcgagcataattattacgaagagtatgaaaaggaGTTAGCGAAGTATGAATCAGAGAATGAGTCTTTAGATTCTCTAGAAGATCGATATTATTTGACTTATCAGCCTGACCAAGACTCTTACTActaa